TCACACCCACCATCTTCCGACATGATGGGAACGACTTGAGAGTCCCATCCATTCCAATGACCGAGTCAAATTTTGGTTGCTAATTCTGATCCATAGGTTGCTGCCGAACTTGTGCACCCCAAGCTTACGGGCTGTTGCCAGGTTTGTCTCGCCAATATCGACCGTCACAACTAAAGCGGGGTTGCATAGACGCGTCATGAGGGACCCTCCGGGcagtgtacggagtaaattTGCACTCAATACACCGCATTCGAGGCCCATGGGCTCGTAACCAACACAGTGCGCGTATGAACAAAACGGATGAGAGCTGGCAGTGAACGGATGGTATCAGTAACGTACTCGTATCCAACTTTTGTGTGCCGTCAATATTATCTCCCAGGGTCCACCCTCCAGTGGTATAGTGTGCAGAGATCCCCCTCTCCCCGCTAGCAGAATTGATCCAGACCGCATAAAACCATACAAAATCCCAACTAGTGGTCGCTAATCTATGTGGTGGGCCAAAGGTTGGAGCAGAGCCCAACCCCTCGGCAACTCCGACTCCTTCCTATCTCAAAACCAGCCCTAGCTATGCGCTAGTTATCTTGACGTCAGGGATGTAGAACTTGTTGCTTCAGGTACAGACATCAAATAGATGGGTGACAGCGTCAGGGTTCCGGGACGGTCCGTCGAGGGTTTTCAGAGTCTCCCACGGTCTTGAGTTTTGTGAAGACGGGCGCTTTGATTCGCAAGACCCTGGATGGGCGACCAAGTACAGATAACAAAGCAATACAGACGGCATTGACTGGGCTGTACATTCCATCTGGACTCTAAATAGGATTTCCACGGGATATGGGGCTCCTGGGCAACACGATGGGCCTCCCCAGTATTGGAAAATTGTAAAGGTAGTCGGGGGCTTAAATGGACTCTTTTTACACGACAATTGAAGCCGGCCTTACGGGGTCGGAAGGACGATTTGCCGCCTTGACGTTATCAaggtatactccgtagagtcTTCTCGTCTCATCTCCTGAAGGAAAACACGGATGTACCCTCTCTTCCATAGGGTTCACTCTCTGAATTGGTCTTCTCTATCCAAATCTTGATTTTGATAGATTCAAAAGATGTATGTTGAGTTAAAATTGGGTAGCTGTATATCTGAGATATCAACCATTTTTGCTTCGTGTTCCTATTTCAAAATGACGTCGGTTTTCCACCTGAGCGTCGGCCCCGAAAAGGTCTCGCAAAAGAAAATTTTCGTAGTGGATTAGAACAAGTTCCAGTAGGTCTGCTGCATCAAGGCCTCATACAAAATTGTTATCCAAACCTAAAATTCTCATCGGCAGGAGACAAGAAGAGTTAACAGTATTATCCAACGAAAAATACACGTCGATGCGACAACTCATCACTATGAGACCCAAGTTCAGTATGAAAGCCCGCCAGAACCACCCACCCTGGTGAGACTTCAGGAGTGCGATGTCGAGCTTAAGCTACTCAACATTGAATGCTCCCAACACCTGGAGCGGATGGCAGGAGTCATGGAGTGCAAGCCACCAGGGTGCCTCGTTCATCAGTACACAAAAAGTCTACGGCACAGACCTAAACAGCTCTGGAATGTCGAACGGACCTACTGCCGACTTCGTGGCGGCTGCTGCGCTCGGGAGTGTGGTTGCTGTGAACGGTCTTGGCACACAATACGGAACCCTTCTGGAAAGGTTCGATATATGCACCGCATAGGAAGTTGTGGATGCTGCACCCGCCACTGCGGGTACTCTTCCGCGAGTATAGTGGCGAATAGATGATCTGCCATCTAAAATAAACGAGTTGTTGGTCGATGAACCCATAATAGGGTCCGTTCCTTTCCAGAGTTGTCTCCGACTTGTGAAACGGAGTGAGATTGGGAGGGTGGATAAATTGGTTGTCTTTTTGTTTGGATAACGGGCGGGTTTGGATTACTGGATTCTCGAGAGGATATTGCAAAAGAGGCGAGATGGATGTCATCCAATGATCCGAAACTTTGGAATGTACCACGTGCCATGTGCACTTTTTTGAGTTCCCGGCGCAGCTTGTTTGAGCCAAGTACGCTCCTTAGACTCGCACAGGCTAGAGCTATTATGGAACGATGGACTCTGATGATCCACGGGCATGGCGCCCAGAGGAAGTTGATATGCACACTAGGTTGGATGAGATTATTGGTGCCGCGCAACCACCAAAATCACGTGGGATTGGGTGGAAGTTGCTGATATTTAACATAGAAAGAATCGCCAGCCGCTCATCTTTGTCTTTGACAGTGTAAGAGTTTAACAAAGAGCCCATCGATCCGTTCCTGGATCTTCTTTTCCGATGTCTTGTACGGTGTGTTGTTGGATGTGTACGAAGGCGGCAAAAATCAAAGATTGTACAGACCTAAGGACATTTCTGTACATAAAGAGGGGAATCAATAGAGAGATTGGCCAACCTCAGAAGTACCGACGTATCTACCCATGTATGTAACTATGTAACTGCCAGCGACCCCATTAGATGGAGACCCCTGGACTCTCTGTTTGTCATGTTTGTCATGTTTGCCATGTTTATAAAAATCTGGGGAGTTTGCAATGTTTGGCAACTACTCTGTACATGACGTATCAAACAAATGAGCGGGAGTGTTCTTACCACTCACCCGCCTTATCACCACACTACCCTCCCGTCTATTGTCGACATCCAATGACAACGAAAATTTCAAAGTCTTATTGCTCCGTGTGTGGAATTTTGTTTATCAAAAGACTCGCTGGGGACAATAGCCATTGATAACCGCTTTATCATTCCCATCAATCCAGACATTCTCTCTCTGATTTGGGAGGAACTCGGTATACGCCGTTAACCGTCCACAATCTGGTCAGAAGAACCGAAACTTTAATGATCGGCCGAGAATTATAAAGACTCACTTGTAGATCACCTTATGGGCATATTTTGAGCTGCAAAACTGAAACCCTGAATAATCCGAAACCATGGCCATGCTACCACTTACCGTCCGCCCACTTCAACATCCTCCGGGCTCAAGCATTGATTTCGGTGTTGAGATCGAAGGTGTTGATTTAGAAAAACTCACTGGTTTGTGCACTACTGCCAACTGTTTAGAGCACAGGCTAACAGTCATATAGAGGAGCAGTTTGAGACGATTCGGAAGGCCCTCTACGAGTATCACGTCGTGGTGTTCAAACACCAGCAAGGGCTATCACCTAAAGCCCAGTATGAGCTGACTAAGCGCTTTGACCCAGTATCTGACAACTATGGACATGGCAAGACCATCGATGTGAAAAGAAGCATTCTTCATCCTGATCTCAAGACTATCCCTCATCAGCCACAAGTGCAGGTGATTGGAAATGGACACATTGATTCGTACGAAGGTCTCAAAGACATCACATTACGTCATCCTCACCACCGGACATTTCACCAAGATCACATCCCGGACGAGAAGGACTATGAATTCACCCGGTTCTATCGCTGGCATATCGACGCTGCGCTTTACGGCTTGTACCCGCCCCAGGTGACAACGCTAATGGCTGTCAGCGTGCCCAAAGGCCGCCGACAGACATTACTGTATGATGATGGAACCGGAGAAAAAATGGATGTACCACTTGGCACAACTGCGTTTGTTAGTGGCGAGCGGATGTTCGAACTTCTTTCGCCCGAAGACCAGGCGTTTGTGAAGACGAGCAAAATAGAATATGCCCCACATCCGTAAAAATTCCTGTTATGTACATTGCTTTGATCAAATGAGCTAACTATTTGACCAGGTATATTTGGATGAGCCAAGCCCATTCCCGATCCACGGGGCTCGGTATACACTCAGAAGGCCTTGAGTTATCCGACTCGGAACTGCCGCC
Above is a genomic segment from Penicillium digitatum chromosome 3, complete sequence containing:
- a CDS encoding Taurine catabolism dioxygenase TauD/TfdA, producing MAMLPLTVRPLQHPPGSSIDFGVEIEGVDLEKLTEEQFETIRKALYEYHVVVFKHQQGLSPKAQYELTKRFDPVSDNYGHGKTIDVKRSILHPDLKTIPHQPQVQVIGNGHIDSYEGLKDITLRHPHHRTFHQDHIPDEKDYEFTRFYRWHIDAALYGLYPPQVTTLMAVSVPKGRRQTLLYDDGTGEKMDVPLGTTAFVSGERMFELLSPEDQAFVKTSKIEYAPHPYIWMSQAHSRSTGLGIHSEGLELSDSELPPIDPSKIMVFPMTWKNPVTGKLALQIHPSAVRRIHCADGSTIDDLARVRDIVYNLQRPAISPQYVYPHDWEDNDLVLFNNRGVLHSVVGAFKPDEVRLFRQCNLAASEPPVGP